Proteins found in one Phycisphaerae bacterium genomic segment:
- a CDS encoding Gfo/Idh/MocA family oxidoreductase translates to MRTVRFGIIGCGLMGREFASITARWCHLLDMDVRPELVAVCDPNEALWKWYQTHFPSIRQATKDYTELLANDQVEAVYCAVPHNLHQRFYCDIIQAGKHLMGEKPFGIDKPANDAILECIKAHPNVFVRSTSHFPFYPAAQRIGDMIESGAFGRIIEVESGFLHSSDLDPTKTINWKRLIEVNGEYGCMGDLGMHACHMPFRAGWTPLNVRALLRNLMKQRPDGKGNMVPCETWDNATLACEALDPAGGDPFPMTIKTHRIAPGQKNTWYIHVWGDKASARFSSKSPRLLQTMHYTGGEQAWQRIDMGSEFTFKTITGPIFEAGFIDCIMQMWAAFLYELEHGPHPKKFARCVTPEEEALAHRLFTAALKSQRNASVEPV, encoded by the coding sequence ATGCGCACCGTACGCTTCGGAATCATCGGCTGCGGCCTGATGGGCCGCGAATTCGCCAGCATCACCGCCCGCTGGTGCCACCTGCTCGATATGGACGTCCGGCCCGAACTGGTCGCCGTCTGCGACCCCAACGAGGCCCTCTGGAAATGGTACCAGACCCACTTCCCCTCGATCCGCCAGGCGACCAAAGACTACACCGAACTGCTGGCCAACGACCAGGTGGAGGCCGTCTACTGCGCCGTGCCGCACAACCTCCACCAACGCTTCTACTGCGATATTATCCAAGCCGGCAAGCACCTGATGGGCGAAAAACCCTTCGGCATCGACAAACCCGCCAACGACGCCATCCTTGAATGCATCAAGGCGCATCCGAATGTCTTCGTCCGCAGCACTTCGCACTTCCCGTTCTACCCCGCCGCCCAGCGGATCGGCGACATGATCGAATCCGGCGCCTTCGGCCGCATCATCGAGGTCGAAAGCGGATTCCTCCACTCCTCCGACCTCGATCCAACCAAGACCATCAACTGGAAGCGGCTCATCGAGGTCAACGGCGAGTACGGCTGCATGGGCGATCTCGGCATGCACGCCTGCCACATGCCGTTCCGCGCCGGCTGGACCCCGCTCAACGTCCGCGCCCTGCTCCGCAACCTCATGAAGCAGCGGCCCGACGGCAAAGGCAACATGGTCCCCTGCGAAACCTGGGACAACGCCACCCTCGCCTGCGAAGCCCTCGACCCCGCCGGCGGCGACCCCTTCCCGATGACCATCAAGACCCATCGCATCGCGCCCGGCCAGAAGAACACCTGGTACATCCACGTCTGGGGCGACAAGGCCTCCGCCCGCTTCAGCAGCAAGAGCCCGCGACTCCTCCAGACCATGCACTACACCGGCGGCGAACAGGCGTGGCAGCGGATCGACATGGGTTCCGAGTTCACCTTCAAGACCATCACCGGGCCCATCTTCGAAGCCGGCTTCATCGACTGCATCATGCAGATGTGGGCGGCCTTCCTCTACGAACTCGAACACGGCCCGCACCCCAAAAAGTTCGCCCGCTGCGTGACGCCCGAAGAGGAGGCCCTTGCCCACCGCCTCTTCACCGCAGCCCTCAAATCCCAACGCAACGCCTCCGTCGAACCCGTCTGA
- a CDS encoding Gfo/Idh/MocA family oxidoreductase, whose translation MREISVGIIGYGFMGRAHTFGYVTLPLYYEPAPVKVRKLVMCTTSDRNAAAAEATGYYHAVIRDWQQLIADPSIDVVHICTPNSLHHDMLAAAICAGKCIFCDKPVTATWDQARRLRELIEQTNYVRTNQMHMNARFFPATMRAKQLADEGRLGDVLSFRFRQLHATNVDPQKPVNWKSDKTIGGGGVILDLGSHVIDLATHLLGPIRRILCRTDNFTPVRPDGRGGLRKVEAEELAIMIVELENGAVGTLEVSKVATGTNSELQFEIHGRRGAMRFDMMRPNWLGFYDNTDPETPQGGTRGFKDIDCVQHYPSPGGKFPPAKVAGGWLRPHVQSLHNFLAAVADDRQAEPSLLRGIEIQRYLDLAYRSAESQTWQNA comes from the coding sequence ATGCGTGAAATCTCCGTCGGCATCATCGGATACGGCTTCATGGGCCGGGCCCACACCTTCGGCTACGTGACGTTGCCCCTCTACTACGAACCCGCCCCGGTCAAGGTCCGCAAACTCGTGATGTGCACCACATCCGACCGCAACGCCGCCGCCGCCGAGGCCACCGGCTACTACCACGCCGTCATCCGCGACTGGCAACAGCTCATCGCCGACCCCTCGATCGACGTCGTCCACATCTGCACGCCCAACAGCCTGCACCACGACATGCTCGCCGCCGCCATCTGCGCCGGCAAGTGCATCTTCTGCGACAAGCCGGTCACCGCGACCTGGGACCAGGCCCGCCGCCTCCGCGAACTCATCGAGCAGACCAACTACGTCCGCACCAACCAGATGCACATGAACGCCCGATTCTTCCCCGCCACCATGCGGGCCAAGCAGCTCGCCGACGAAGGCCGCCTCGGCGACGTCCTCTCGTTCCGCTTCCGCCAGCTTCACGCCACCAACGTCGATCCCCAAAAACCGGTCAACTGGAAATCCGACAAGACGATCGGCGGAGGCGGCGTCATCCTCGACCTCGGCTCGCACGTGATCGACCTCGCCACGCACCTGCTCGGCCCGATCCGGCGAATCCTCTGCCGCACCGACAACTTCACGCCCGTCCGTCCCGACGGCAGGGGGGGGCTAAGAAAAGTGGAGGCTGAGGAACTCGCGATCATGATCGTCGAACTCGAAAACGGAGCCGTCGGCACGCTCGAAGTTTCCAAGGTCGCCACCGGCACGAACTCCGAGCTGCAGTTCGAAATCCACGGTCGCCGCGGCGCCATGCGCTTCGACATGATGCGGCCCAACTGGCTCGGCTTCTACGACAACACCGATCCCGAAACGCCGCAAGGCGGCACGCGGGGCTTCAAGGACATCGACTGCGTCCAGCACTACCCCTCGCCCGGCGGCAAGTTCCCGCCCGCCAAAGTCGCCGGAGGATGGCTGCGGCCTCACGTCCAGAGCCTGCACAACTTTCTGGCCGCGGTCGCCGACGATCGTCAAGCCGAGCCGTCCCTCCTGCGCGGCATCGAAATCCAACGCTACCTCGACCTGGCCTATCGCTCAGCCGAGTCCCAAACCTGGCAAAACGCCTGA
- the galE gene encoding UDP-glucose 4-epimerase GalE gives MRIFITGGAGYVGSHCSRQLRQSGHTLRIYDNLGAGHRAAVAEGELVVGDLADLAALRAAMAAFAPDAVMHFAASIAVGESVEKPLLYYRNNVANTIGLLDVMAELDVRRLVFSSTCAIYGEPETTPMTEDLPADPKSPYARTKYMMEQVFADCSAAWGLGFAALRYFNASGAASDGSIGEDHDPETHLIPIVLQVALGRRKQVQIYGTDYPTPDGTCIRDYIHVEDLGRAHEKALLALAPGRSIIANLGTGCGHSVREVIETAKKVTGCDIPMVETGRRAGDCPVLYADPSHVRKVLGWQAQITELEAIVGSAWRWHQAHPDGYSV, from the coding sequence GGGGCTGGACATCGTGCGGCGGTGGCGGAGGGCGAGTTGGTGGTGGGCGATCTGGCCGACCTGGCGGCATTGCGGGCGGCAATGGCGGCGTTTGCGCCGGACGCGGTGATGCACTTTGCCGCGTCGATCGCGGTGGGCGAGTCGGTGGAGAAGCCGCTGCTATACTACCGCAACAACGTGGCCAATACGATCGGGCTGCTGGACGTGATGGCTGAGTTGGACGTTCGCCGGCTGGTGTTCAGTTCGACGTGCGCGATTTACGGCGAGCCGGAGACGACGCCGATGACCGAGGATCTGCCGGCCGATCCGAAGAGCCCGTATGCCCGCACGAAGTACATGATGGAGCAGGTGTTCGCGGATTGCTCAGCGGCGTGGGGATTAGGGTTTGCGGCGCTGCGGTATTTCAACGCGTCCGGTGCGGCGTCGGACGGTTCGATCGGCGAGGATCACGATCCGGAGACGCATTTGATTCCGATCGTGCTGCAGGTGGCGCTTGGCCGGCGCAAGCAGGTTCAGATCTATGGGACCGACTACCCGACGCCGGACGGCACGTGCATCCGCGACTATATTCACGTCGAGGATCTGGGTCGGGCTCATGAGAAGGCGCTTCTGGCCCTGGCGCCGGGCCGGTCGATCATTGCGAATCTCGGCACCGGCTGCGGGCATAGCGTTCGCGAGGTGATTGAGACGGCGAAGAAGGTGACCGGGTGCGATATTCCGATGGTCGAGACCGGCCGGCGAGCGGGCGATTGTCCCGTGCTCTATGCCGATCCGTCGCATGTCCGGAAGGTTCTCGGATGGCAGGCGCAGATCACGGAGTTGGAGGCGATCGTCGGGTCGGCTTGGCGGTGGCATCAGGCCCATCCCGACGGTTATTCCGTCTGA